Proteins encoded by one window of Arachis ipaensis cultivar K30076 chromosome B04, Araip1.1, whole genome shotgun sequence:
- the LOC107635738 gene encoding UPF0329 protein ECU05_1680/ECU11_0050 (The sequence of the model RefSeq protein was modified relative to this genomic sequence to represent the inferred CDS: added 6 bases not found in genome assembly), with product MATRHALFRSSSSSAASAAIVRSFATTSHHNNHRQNHKFLDSNTFLGSWQPPKDPNEAEAKLAMLRRDYAKQVKEVRKQYIHEMELLQIEKQRKDEARREALRVANEERKKLKAEAAQIRAQERKIAQQEFRETLLKERAEKLENWRMKVRKHGEKMAEKKELLRRQSSMWIDEANLEAQILESIVSFR from the exons ACTCGTCACGCTCTCTtccgttcctcctcctcctccgccgCCTCCGCTGCCATTGTTCGGTCGTTCGCCACTACCTCGCACCACAACAACCACCGCCAGAACCACAAGTTCCTGGATTCCAATACCTTCCTCGGAAGCTGGCAGCCTCCGAAGGACCCGAACGAGGCTGAGGCGAAGCTGGCGATGCTTCGAAGGGACTACGCGAAGCAAGTGAAGGAGGTTCGCAAGCAGTACATCCACGAAATGGAGCTGCTTCAGATCGAGAAGCAGCGCAAGGACGAAGCTCGCAGAGAAGCCCTTAGAGTTGCCAATGAGGAGCGCAAGAAGCTCAAGGCCGAAGCTGCGCAAATCAGGGCTCAGGAGCGCAAGATCGCACAACAAGAATTCAGAGAAACACTC TTAAAAGAAAGAGCTGAGAAACTTGAAAATTGGAGGATGAAGGTCAGAAAGCATGGTGAGAAGAtggcagaaaagaaagaattattgCGTCGACAAAGCTCAATGTGGATCGATGAAGCTAATCTTGAGGCACAAATATTGGAATCCATCGTTTCCTTTCGCTGA